The Pricia mediterranea genome includes a window with the following:
- a CDS encoding CPBP family intramembrane glutamic endopeptidase: MHEQVRKTILLFLGILTLLSAICYYAILKLNPTSIYVGALMMCPALSAFITLKLMKRPISILPWGLKRLKYLRLSYLIPVGYITISYTLIWVFGFGNVPNQETITEWSQELGMGGFSSSFVLLTMIVLLSVVGVVKNIGSTLGEEIGWRGFLIYELRKLFSFGGVSMSSGLIWAIWHWPIIYLVYRGSGNLIFHIAAFTVMIMAISIILAYFTFKSNSLWPAALFHSVHNIFIQKIFTPLTITNESSTFWIDEYGLMLPIITTIIAIYFWRRAKVENL, encoded by the coding sequence ATGCATGAACAAGTCCGGAAGACGATACTGTTGTTTTTGGGAATTTTGACCTTGCTAAGTGCTATCTGTTATTACGCAATACTCAAATTGAACCCGACAAGCATCTATGTCGGGGCTTTAATGATGTGCCCTGCATTATCGGCCTTTATTACATTGAAACTAATGAAAAGACCCATTTCAATTCTTCCCTGGGGCTTGAAACGCTTGAAATACTTGCGCTTATCCTACTTAATTCCAGTGGGCTACATTACGATTTCTTATACATTAATTTGGGTGTTCGGTTTTGGAAATGTGCCCAATCAGGAAACCATTACCGAGTGGTCGCAAGAATTAGGAATGGGAGGGTTCAGCAGTTCGTTCGTACTATTGACCATGATCGTTCTTTTATCGGTCGTTGGCGTTGTAAAGAACATTGGTTCTACGTTGGGCGAAGAAATAGGATGGCGCGGCTTCTTAATATATGAACTTCGAAAGCTATTTTCTTTTGGCGGTGTTTCCATGAGTAGCGGATTGATTTGGGCGATATGGCATTGGCCAATTATCTATTTGGTTTACAGAGGAAGTGGAAACCTGATATTCCATATTGCAGCTTTCACTGTAATGATAATGGCAATATCGATCATTTTGGCCTATTTTACTTTTAAGTCGAACAGCTTGTGGCCAGCGGCTCTATTTCATTCCGTACATAATATTTTCATACAGAAAATCTTCACGCCCTTGACCATAACGAATGAGAGCAGTACTTTTTGGATTGATGAATATGGACTCATGCTACCGATTATCACGACGATTATTGCCATTTATTTTTGGAGAAGGGCGAAAGTTGAGAACTTATAA
- a CDS encoding DUF6090 family protein, with translation MYAIGEIVLVVIGILIALAINNSNQNRAIKEKERTYLTGLKDEFQTSKSKLEKLIEVNRGNYEGAKKIIGHMSKDTIAITEQQFSELLYSSFVSDISFNPNNSLLNEMLNSGSLRDISNQRLRIYLTNWISTLEDIAKQEIELARQREKALDMFRTEENSIRTIFNLAGASQELNLPERKKQSSNLHLLNSKEFENNLLLFMLTAYATEDAHYDPLMEHLNSILELLEAEIKK, from the coding sequence TTGTATGCCATAGGAGAGATCGTACTCGTCGTTATTGGAATATTGATCGCTTTGGCCATCAACAACAGCAATCAAAACAGGGCGATCAAGGAAAAGGAACGGACGTATTTGACAGGCTTAAAGGATGAATTTCAGACCAGTAAGTCGAAACTGGAAAAATTGATCGAGGTCAACAGAGGTAATTACGAAGGGGCAAAAAAAATAATTGGGCACATGTCAAAGGATACCATTGCCATTACGGAACAGCAGTTTTCCGAATTGCTCTATAGTTCGTTCGTTTCGGATATTTCCTTTAATCCCAATAATTCCCTACTCAATGAAATGCTCAATTCCGGAAGTTTAAGAGATATCTCGAACCAGCGGTTGAGAATATATTTGACCAATTGGATATCAACTTTGGAAGATATTGCCAAACAGGAGATTGAACTGGCCCGACAAAGGGAAAAAGCACTGGATATGTTCCGAACCGAAGAAAACAGCATCCGTACCATTTTCAACTTAGCAGGGGCGAGTCAAGAATTAAATCTACCGGAACGGAAAAAACAGAGCAGCAACTTGCATTTATTGAATTCCAAAGAATTCGAGAATAACCTTCTTTTGTTCATGCTTACGGCATATGCGACGGAAGATGCACATTATGATCCGTTAATGGAACACCTAAATTCCATTTTGGAATTGTTGGAAGCGGAGATCAAGAAATAA
- a CDS encoding adenylate/guanylate cyclase domain-containing protein, with protein MLSPKTKRNISRIIPYGVIWLVLGWVNLFSQEAVLTAALEENSAQSAVIRMTPTVFIFASIAVIVVGLLVGTIEVVWLGNLFGKKSFLRKIGYKLVFYTIFLLLIILICYPIAAALESRISLFDPIILDKLWNFLNNIEFTSTMVSISFSLFVSLFYSEISENIGHGVLMNFFTGKYHTPKEEKRIFLFSDMKSSTAIAERLGHIEYFELLRQYYSDFSDAIVRHSGEVYQYIGDEIVISWKYEDGIKNNNCINCFFAMKEALKKRADGYNNTFGVAPTFKAGLHVGMVTTGEIGALKKEIIFTGDVLNTTARIQALCNQYNVNLLVSEDLVNELESASKFQITSLGKNELRGKEENLELFTVRHKC; from the coding sequence ATGCTATCCCCGAAGACAAAAAGAAACATTTCACGGATTATTCCGTACGGCGTGATCTGGCTTGTGCTGGGATGGGTCAACCTATTCTCCCAGGAAGCCGTTCTGACCGCTGCACTTGAAGAAAATTCAGCTCAGTCTGCCGTTATCAGGATGACTCCCACGGTTTTTATTTTTGCCAGTATAGCCGTCATTGTAGTCGGATTACTGGTGGGCACCATCGAAGTCGTATGGCTTGGTAATCTGTTCGGCAAAAAGAGTTTTTTACGGAAAATTGGCTACAAGCTTGTCTTTTATACCATTTTCTTGCTGCTGATCATCCTCATCTGCTACCCTATCGCGGCCGCCTTGGAGTCCCGAATATCCCTTTTTGACCCCATCATTTTGGACAAATTGTGGAACTTTCTCAACAATATCGAATTTACAAGTACCATGGTCTCCATCTCCTTCAGTCTGTTCGTAAGTCTTTTTTATTCCGAGATCAGTGAGAACATAGGTCATGGCGTTCTGATGAACTTCTTTACCGGAAAATACCATACCCCGAAAGAGGAAAAGCGCATCTTCCTGTTTTCCGATATGAAATCCTCGACCGCGATAGCAGAGCGATTGGGCCACATCGAATACTTTGAACTGCTCAGGCAGTACTATTCCGATTTCTCGGATGCCATTGTTCGCCATTCGGGGGAAGTCTATCAATATATCGGAGATGAAATCGTCATCTCTTGGAAGTATGAAGACGGCATCAAGAACAACAATTGTATCAACTGTTTTTTTGCCATGAAAGAAGCCCTCAAAAAGAGGGCGGATGGGTACAATAATACTTTTGGCGTAGCACCCACCTTTAAAGCGGGACTTCATGTGGGCATGGTAACCACTGGCGAAATAGGTGCACTGAAAAAGGAAATTATTTTTACGGGCGATGTTTTAAATACCACCGCCCGTATTCAAGCGCTTTGTAATCAATACAATGTGAACCTATTGGTTTCTGAAGATTTGGTCAATGAGTTGGAATCAGCTAGCAAGTTTCAGATTACATCTTTGGGTAAAAATGAATTAAGGGGCAAAGAAGAGAACCTAGAGTTATTTACCGTTCGTCATAAGTGTTGA
- a CDS encoding NAD(P)-dependent oxidoreductase, which translates to MTILVVGASGATGQHLVAQLLEQGQYVKAVVRSAGKLPESIRNEHNLSIIEASILNLSDTEMAEHVAGCDAIASCLGHNLTFKGIYGKPQRLVADAARRLCGAIKANNPEKPVKYVLMNTSGNRNRDLDEPISSAQRGIIALLRLLLPPHVDNEKAADFLRTEIGQKDTMIEWTAVRPDGLINESEVTEYEVHPSPIRSPIFDAGKVSRINVAHFMANLISNDDLWQKWKGQMPVIYSKEMSS; encoded by the coding sequence ATGACAATTCTAGTAGTAGGGGCAAGCGGAGCAACAGGACAACATTTGGTAGCACAACTTCTGGAACAGGGCCAATACGTCAAAGCTGTTGTACGGTCTGCTGGAAAGTTGCCGGAATCCATCAGAAATGAACATAATTTGTCCATTATAGAGGCCAGTATTTTGAATCTTAGCGATACGGAAATGGCGGAACATGTAGCCGGTTGTGATGCCATAGCCTCGTGCTTGGGTCATAACCTAACCTTTAAGGGTATTTATGGCAAGCCGCAAAGATTGGTTGCCGATGCCGCACGAAGGTTATGCGGCGCAATTAAGGCGAACAATCCAGAAAAGCCTGTCAAATATGTACTGATGAATACTTCAGGGAACAGGAATCGCGATTTGGATGAACCTATTTCATCTGCTCAAAGAGGCATTATCGCATTGTTGCGGTTGTTATTGCCCCCACACGTTGATAATGAAAAGGCCGCGGATTTTCTACGAACCGAAATCGGTCAAAAAGATACAATGATCGAATGGACGGCAGTTCGCCCCGACGGATTAATCAATGAATCGGAGGTAACGGAGTACGAAGTACATCCCTCTCCTATCAGGAGCCCGATTTTTGATGCCGGAAAGGTTAGCAGGATCAACGTAGCCCATTTTATGGCAAACTTGATCAGTAATGATGACCTTTGGCAAAAATGGAAGGGGCAAATGCCCGTTATTTATAGCAAAGAGATGTCATCATAA
- a CDS encoding serine hydrolase domain-containing protein codes for MKQLQHKLIFPSIVLVFLGSCSNPSKNSVTSSVHSDCINQEGSVDKKVQLEAGIRGQVKFLGEDENFSSITNKMSEYKIPALSLAAIHQGRIEWADIYQNTDFPEEQKLDCASIFQAASLSKPVTFLAALRMHSAGEIDLDENIQNYLKHFELPQGKQTAENPVTFRNIFSHTSGISAGGYEGYAKDLAIPSDIDILRGNEGVNTPAIAIISAPNEMLAYSGGAYTLAELALQDIYGDEFSNIMKKWILEPAGMEHSEFTQPLLDPITNQVAKGYTQSGDILEGGWKNYPEQAAAGLWSNAIDMAKFLVEIYNAYQGKSSIFSQSDIKSILGQERDGLVYGFIVNRSGDDIAITHYGGNAGYRTGMTISLTSGNGLVYLINSDNGVPLGNELLLSASQVYNWQHFKQIDARRKEVSSEVLKGLIGKYKWNGQIDLSITYDENDNLISLYFPNGDEYKLTPIRGDELDFIDPNTGVKVSFLKNGDFKSFSLYGQTAVKLKSKQMPTKNERY; via the coding sequence ATGAAACAACTTCAGCATAAATTAATTTTTCCATCCATTGTTTTGGTTTTTCTGGGTTCTTGTTCCAATCCATCTAAAAATTCTGTTACCTCAAGTGTTCATTCAGATTGTATTAACCAAGAAGGATCAGTTGATAAGAAAGTTCAACTAGAAGCTGGAATTCGTGGGCAAGTGAAGTTTTTGGGAGAGGATGAAAATTTCAGCTCCATAACAAATAAAATGTCAGAATACAAAATTCCGGCTTTATCTCTTGCGGCAATACATCAAGGCAGGATTGAATGGGCAGATATTTATCAAAATACAGATTTTCCCGAAGAACAAAAATTGGACTGTGCGAGTATTTTTCAGGCAGCTTCATTGTCTAAACCAGTTACCTTTCTAGCGGCACTTCGTATGCATTCGGCTGGCGAAATAGATCTAGATGAAAATATCCAAAATTACCTAAAGCATTTTGAACTGCCCCAAGGCAAACAAACGGCGGAGAACCCAGTTACGTTTCGCAATATTTTCTCCCATACGTCCGGAATCAGTGCCGGGGGATATGAGGGATACGCGAAAGATCTTGCCATACCCTCTGATATAGATATTTTGAGAGGTAATGAAGGGGTCAATACTCCGGCGATAGCCATAATCTCAGCGCCAAATGAAATGCTGGCTTACTCCGGTGGTGCCTACACATTAGCCGAACTGGCGCTTCAAGACATATACGGTGATGAATTCTCGAACATCATGAAAAAATGGATTCTTGAGCCTGCCGGAATGGAACACTCTGAATTCACACAACCATTACTTGACCCGATAACTAATCAGGTAGCCAAAGGTTACACGCAGTCAGGAGACATTTTAGAAGGTGGATGGAAAAACTACCCAGAGCAGGCTGCGGCAGGTCTTTGGAGCAACGCTATTGATATGGCAAAATTCCTAGTTGAAATCTATAATGCCTATCAAGGAAAAAGCTCGATATTTTCACAATCCGACATTAAATCGATTTTAGGCCAAGAACGAGACGGCCTAGTTTATGGATTCATAGTGAACCGGTCCGGAGATGATATTGCCATTACTCACTACGGAGGTAATGCAGGTTATCGCACGGGAATGACTATAAGTCTTACAAGTGGCAATGGTTTGGTCTATTTGATCAATTCGGACAATGGAGTGCCCCTGGGGAATGAACTCCTTCTATCTGCCTCACAAGTATATAACTGGCAGCATTTTAAGCAAATCGATGCTCGGCGGAAAGAGGTAAGTTCAGAAGTTTTAAAAGGATTGATAGGTAAATACAAGTGGAACGGTCAAATAGACCTTTCGATTACATATGATGAAAATGATAACCTTATTTCACTTTATTTTCCAAATGGAGATGAATATAAACTAACCCCGATTCGTGGTGATGAACTGGACTTTATCGATCCAAATACTGGTGTGAAGGTTTCGTTTTTAAAGAATGGAGACTTCAAATCTTTCTCCCTCTACGGGCAAACTGCTGTTAAATTGAAATCAAAACAGATGCCAACAAAAAATGAACGGTATTAA
- a CDS encoding CPBP family intramembrane glutamic endopeptidase, whose product MKNKKIITFLIITFLWSWTSWLIGLNYLKGGITQETMSVFLIFFFAGVYGPTISAIITCMFFDGTPGVLNLFKKLLIYNVSYKNYIFIILAPIIFVIIGIGLYSFLIGDIGNIEPKAFLSIPTILWAGLYAGPLGEELGWRGYLLPEFQMQFSNLRSAIFIGIIWFAWHIPLFWAPFGTLVSGEAISFLPVITYFAMLICLSIIITWLVINSKGSVLVAILFHLSINAGIALLFFPELNLDFKKVHLLSSVGMLLFTAILIVKNKPLWNKNP is encoded by the coding sequence ATGAAGAATAAAAAGATTATCACATTCTTAATAATCACCTTTTTATGGTCATGGACTTCATGGTTAATTGGTCTTAATTATCTAAAAGGCGGAATAACGCAAGAGACCATGAGTGTGTTCTTAATATTCTTCTTTGCTGGTGTTTATGGCCCAACTATTAGTGCCATAATTACGTGTATGTTCTTTGATGGCACCCCGGGAGTCTTGAACTTGTTTAAAAAGTTATTGATTTATAACGTCTCTTATAAAAATTACATTTTCATCATTTTGGCACCAATTATTTTTGTCATTATAGGAATTGGGCTGTACAGCTTTTTGATTGGAGATATCGGGAACATTGAACCTAAGGCGTTTCTTTCGATTCCCACAATATTATGGGCTGGATTATATGCCGGGCCTCTTGGGGAAGAATTGGGGTGGAGAGGTTATCTGTTGCCTGAATTTCAAATGCAATTTTCGAATTTACGAAGTGCGATTTTTATTGGAATAATTTGGTTTGCTTGGCACATTCCTCTATTCTGGGCACCTTTTGGAACCTTGGTCAGTGGAGAAGCGATTTCTTTTTTGCCGGTAATAACATATTTTGCTATGTTAATTTGTCTTTCAATTATAATCACTTGGCTGGTAATTAACTCCAAAGGGAGCGTGCTAGTTGCGATTTTGTTTCATCTGTCGATTAATGCTGGAATTGCATTGCTGTTTTTTCCAGAATTGAATTTAGATTTCAAAAAAGTGCATTTATTATCCAGCGTAGGAATGCTACTATTCACCGCAATATTGATAGTGAAAAATAAACCACTATGGAATAAAAATCCATAG